Proteins from one Lachnospiraceae bacterium KGMB03038 genomic window:
- a CDS encoding ethanolamine utilization protein EutN codes for MIVGKVTGTVVCTQKDKGLQGQKMLVVQPVNIENLKSSGGKMVALDSVGAGEGELVVVVGGSSARMAEGYSSTPVDYCIIGIVDSIEVNGKMVVEERRGSV; via the coding sequence ATGATCGTTGGAAAAGTGACGGGAACTGTGGTTTGCACACAGAAGGATAAAGGACTGCAGGGGCAGAAAATGCTGGTAGTTCAGCCGGTGAATATAGAGAATTTGAAAAGCAGCGGCGGCAAGATGGTGGCGCTGGATTCAGTGGGAGCGGGGGAAGGAGAATTGGTAGTCGTAGTTGGAGGAAGTTCCGCGAGAATGGCGGAAGGATATTCATCCACGCCGGTGGACTACTGCATTATTGGGATTGTGGATTCTATTGAAGTCAATGGAAAAATGGTAGTTGAAGAAAGGAGAGGATCCGTATGA
- a CDS encoding aldehyde dehydrogenase EutE: MNQQEIEQMVAQVMARLQTGPDMGIQDIETQEGIFDEVDAAVSAASKAQKALTELKLEEREKIIRAMRQAVEENVELIAKTAVEETGLGRYEDKVKKNLLAARKTPGTEDICPRACTGDYGFTLEERAPYGVIGSITPSTNPSETVICNGIGMIAAGNAVVFNSHPGAKKVTRLTIELLNRAIRGAGGPPNLLCGVENPTIETGDQLMHHPGVRILVVTGGPGIVKAAMNSGKKVIGAGPGNPPVVVDETADIPKAAKDIVDGASFDNNVLCIAEKEVFVVREKARELVTEMIKQGAYLLKEEELERLMPKIAQEKNGRLAVNRRYVGKDAGKILEAIGLKVDDRCRLAVAVTGPEHPLVYLEQLMPVLPVVPVRDVEEAIMYACEAEAGCYHTAMMHSMNVEHLSKMAKAANTSIFVKNAPSYAGLGMEGEGHATFTIASPTGEGLTSPISFTRQRRCVLKDQFRIV, translated from the coding sequence ATGAACCAGCAGGAGATTGAACAAATGGTGGCACAGGTCATGGCCCGGCTGCAGACCGGGCCAGACATGGGGATTCAGGATATAGAAACGCAGGAGGGAATCTTCGACGAAGTAGATGCGGCAGTGTCGGCAGCGAGCAAAGCGCAGAAGGCATTGACAGAACTTAAGCTGGAAGAGCGAGAGAAGATAATTCGAGCTATGCGCCAGGCTGTAGAAGAAAATGTAGAATTGATCGCAAAGACAGCTGTAGAGGAAACAGGACTAGGAAGGTATGAAGATAAGGTGAAGAAGAATCTTTTGGCGGCCCGGAAGACGCCCGGGACAGAAGATATCTGTCCCAGAGCCTGTACCGGAGATTATGGATTTACCTTGGAGGAGCGGGCGCCTTATGGAGTAATCGGTTCGATCACGCCCTCTACCAATCCCAGTGAGACGGTAATCTGCAATGGCATTGGAATGATCGCGGCAGGAAACGCGGTGGTGTTTAACAGCCATCCGGGAGCAAAAAAGGTGACCCGCTTGACAATTGAACTTTTGAACCGGGCCATTCGGGGAGCGGGAGGCCCTCCTAATCTTCTTTGCGGAGTGGAGAATCCCACTATAGAGACGGGAGATCAGCTTATGCATCATCCAGGAGTCCGTATTCTGGTAGTAACGGGAGGACCAGGCATCGTAAAGGCGGCTATGAATTCGGGGAAAAAGGTGATCGGCGCCGGCCCAGGGAATCCTCCGGTAGTGGTGGACGAGACGGCGGATATTCCCAAGGCGGCGAAGGACATTGTGGACGGAGCTTCTTTTGACAATAATGTGCTGTGTATTGCGGAGAAAGAGGTGTTCGTAGTCCGGGAGAAGGCGCGGGAATTGGTAACGGAGATGATAAAACAGGGAGCTTATCTCTTGAAAGAAGAAGAACTGGAACGTTTGATGCCAAAGATTGCTCAGGAGAAGAACGGACGTCTGGCGGTAAACCGCCGATATGTAGGAAAAGATGCCGGGAAGATCTTAGAGGCTATTGGGCTGAAAGTGGATGACCGGTGTCGGCTGGCTGTTGCGGTGACAGGTCCGGAACATCCGCTGGTGTATCTTGAACAGCTAATGCCCGTGCTTCCTGTAGTGCCTGTCCGGGATGTGGAAGAGGCGATCATGTATGCCTGCGAGGCGGAGGCGGGCTGTTATCATACGGCTATGATGCACTCCATGAATGTGGAGCATCTTTCTAAGATGGCCAAAGCGGCTAACACCAGTATTTTTGTAAAAAATGCGCCGTCCTACGCAGGACTTGGCATGGAGGGCGAAGGCCATGCGACTTTTACGATTGCTTCGCCAACGGGTGAAGGACTGACTTCGCCGATTAGTTTTACCAGACAAAGACGCTGTGTGTTAAAGGACCAGTTTCGGATTGTGTGA
- a CDS encoding class II aldolase/adducin family protein, which yields MRQKWGGRMYQTQEQYKRDIVEVGKLLYEKGLLVGTDGNISIRVGENEILITASGFCKGKLETKHITKVDLEGKVLSGMKPARDIRMHLAVYREKPEIKAVVHAHPPVTTGYAMSEISFDKVALPEVLFALQGIAVTGYTTPTTIEVPREVARVLKENPDSRTILLANHGALTMSTDVYDAFYKMETLEMFTKANLVSRLIGHTRYLNASQMEKVNRLIKGEAPDSVIDPSEPEEMRGTVGTDVVEAVVSEVLHRLKSDRW from the coding sequence GTAGAAGTAGGAAAGCTTCTCTATGAAAAGGGGCTTCTGGTGGGAACAGATGGAAATATCAGTATCCGTGTGGGAGAAAACGAGATACTGATCACGGCCTCTGGATTCTGTAAGGGGAAACTGGAGACAAAGCATATTACGAAAGTGGATCTTGAAGGGAAGGTATTAAGCGGCATGAAGCCTGCGAGAGATATTCGAATGCATCTGGCAGTCTATCGGGAAAAACCAGAGATCAAGGCGGTGGTCCATGCGCATCCTCCGGTTACCACGGGTTATGCTATGTCAGAGATTTCTTTTGACAAGGTGGCGCTGCCGGAGGTGCTCTTTGCTCTTCAGGGGATTGCCGTGACCGGTTATACGACACCCACTACGATTGAAGTGCCGCGGGAAGTGGCTCGCGTCCTGAAGGAGAATCCGGACAGCAGGACCATTCTTCTTGCCAATCACGGGGCGCTGACCATGAGTACGGATGTATATGATGCTTTTTATAAGATGGAAACTTTGGAAATGTTTACAAAGGCCAACTTGGTGTCCCGTTTAATAGGACATACCCGTTATCTGAATGCCAGCCAGATGGAAAAAGTCAATCGTCTGATCAAAGGGGAAGCGCCAGACTCAGTGATTGATCCGAGCGAGCCGGAAGAAATGCGGGGAACAGTAGGAACCGATGTGGTAGAAGCTGTGGTGTCAGAGGTTCTCCATCGGCTGAAAAGTGACAGGTGGTAA
- a CDS encoding phosphate propanoyltransferase, translating to MRETEQIDRREVEKIVKQVLAQGTVPVGVSNRHVHLSREHLEILFGKGYQLQKLKDLSQPGQFAAKECVTLIGQKSTIQNVRILGPERERSQVELLMSDTYALGIRAVVRESGNLAGSESIYIAGPKGFVFLEEGAIVAKRHIHMTPEEARGRGLKDKDRVRVRLGRERAVVLEETVVRVSPEFQTELHIDIDEANSCEAKNGMIAEILTEFGRR from the coding sequence ATGAGGGAGACAGAACAGATAGACAGAAGAGAGGTTGAGAAGATTGTAAAACAAGTCCTGGCGCAGGGAACGGTACCGGTAGGAGTTTCCAACCGGCATGTGCACCTGAGCCGGGAGCATCTGGAAATCCTATTTGGAAAGGGATATCAGCTGCAAAAGCTTAAAGATCTTTCTCAGCCAGGACAGTTTGCGGCCAAAGAATGTGTCACATTGATCGGACAGAAGAGTACGATTCAGAATGTACGTATTTTGGGACCGGAGCGGGAACGGTCTCAAGTGGAACTTCTGATGAGCGATACATATGCCCTTGGTATTCGCGCGGTGGTTCGGGAATCGGGGAACCTGGCTGGGAGTGAGAGTATTTATATCGCAGGGCCTAAGGGGTTTGTCTTTTTGGAAGAAGGGGCAATCGTAGCGAAGCGTCACATCCATATGACTCCAGAGGAAGCGCGCGGAAGAGGGCTGAAAGATAAGGATAGAGTCCGGGTACGGCTTGGCAGGGAGCGGGCGGTAGTCTTGGAAGAAACGGTAGTAAGAGTAAGTCCGGAATTTCAGACAGAACTTCACATCGATATTGACGAAGCGAATTCCTGTGAGGCGAAGAATGGGATGATAGCGGAAATATTGACAGAGTTTGGAAGGAGATAA